GCTGCAGGACCGCCGCGATGGTCTCGCCGTCGATCAGGACGTCCAGGGGTTGAGATCCGGTGGCGGAGACCACGATTCCGCCGTGGATGAACGTCGTGCTCACGGCTCCACCAGCTTTCCGTAGGCGTCCGGCCGCCGGTCGCGGTAGAAGGCCCAGCGGTCGCGCACCACCTTGATCAGATCCATGTCCAGGTCGCGCACGATCAGCTCGGGCGCGGTGTCGGAGGCCACCTCGCCGACGAACTTCCCCTCCGGGTCGACGAAGTAGCTGGTCCCGTAGAAATCGTCGTCGCCGTACTCCTCGACGCCGACCCGGTTGATGGCCCCGACGAAGTACTCGTTGGCCACCGCCGACGCGGGCTGCTCCAGCTTCCACAGGTAGTTGGACAGGCCGCGCGAGGTCGCCGAGGGATTGAACACGATCTCCGCGCCCGCCAGGCCCAGCGCCCGCCAGCCCTCCGGGAAATGCCGGTCGTAGCAGATGTACACCCCGACCTTGCCGACCGCGGTATCGAACACCGGCCAGCCCAGGTTGCCGGGCCGGAAATAGAACTTCTCCCAGAACCCGTGCACCTGCGGAATGTGATGCTTGCGGTACTTGCCGAGATAGCTGCCGTCGGCGTCGATGACCGCCGCGGTGTTGTACAGGTGGCCCTGCTGCTCCTGCTCGTAGACCGGCAGCACCATCACCAGCCCCAGCTCACGCGCCAGGGCCGCGAACCGCTCGGTGGTCGGGCCGGGCACAGATTCGGCGTAGTCGTAGAACTTGGTGTCCTGCACCTGGCAGAAATACGGCCCGTAGAACAGCTCCTGAAAACAGATCACCTTGGCCCCGGCCGCAGCCGCCTGCCGCGCATAGTCCTCATGCGCCTTGATCATGGACTCTTTGTCGCCGGTCCAGTTCGTCTGCACCAGCGCCGCTCGAACAATCGCCATGCCTTGTGATACTGCACTGGAAACGAATCCACTTGTGTTACAAGTTGATGGAAACGATTTCGTGACCGTAAATCCTCCGACCCCGTGCTCGGAGCCCCGCGACCGGGCACGCAGAATGGCGCTGTGACAACCGAACTCGGACCACCGCACGCGGCCGGGGACGATGCCATCCCCGTCGACACCGCCCCGCCCGGCGGTGCCGCCGACCTCAGTGCCCTCCCCTCCGACACCGCCCGGCCTGGCGGTGCCGCCGACCTCAGTGCCCTTCCCTCCGGCACCTCCACGCCGCCCGATACCGCGGCGGCCCTGGCCGCGGCCGCGCACGACCGCACCGCCACCGGTATCGCGGCCGCCGTCAGCCGGCGCATCCGCTCGGGGGCCCTGCCGCCCGGTACCCGGCTGCCCACGGTGCGCGAGGTGGCCCGGGAACTGCGGGTCTCCCCCGCCACCGTCAACCAGGCGTGGCGCGCGCTCGCCGCGACGGGCGCGATTGTGGCGCGCGGCCGGGCGGGCACCTTCGTCGAGGATCTCCCGCACCTGCGGCAGGCGCCCGCCGTCGGCCGCTATCAGCGTCTGCATCCGCACTCCGACAACGCTTTTCGCATCGATCTCTCGCGCGGTACCCCCGATCCGGCGCTGCTGCCCGACCTCACCGCGGCCTTGCGCGCGCTGCACGGCGACGACCGCATCGACGACCTGTCGGCCACCTACCTGGGCGATGCCGTCCTGCCCGAGCTGGAGGCGGCCATTCGCGCGGACTGGCCCGCCCGCGCCGAACGCTTCACCGTCCTCGACGGCGCCCTCGACGCCGTCGACCGGCTGCTGGCCGCCCATGTGCATCTCGGCGACGCCGTGATCGTGGAAAACCCGTGCTTCCCACCGTTTCTGGACCTGCTCGCGCGCCTGGCCGCCCGTCCGGTGCCGGTGGACGTGGACCGGGCGGGACTGCTACCGGATCGCCTGGCCGCCGCCCTGGCGGCGCACACTCCCGTGGCGGTGCTGCTGCAACCGCGCGCCCAGAATCCGACGGGCGCCTCGCTCACCGCCCAGCGCGTCCGCCAGCTCGCCGATGTCCTGTCCGACGCCGCCGTGATCGCCGGCGTCACCCCGATGATCATCGAGGACGACCACAGCGCGGGCATCACCACCGCGCCCCTGCGCTCCCTGGCCACCCGCCTGCCCGCCCGCACCGTCCACATCCGCTCCTACTCCAAATCCCACGGCGCGGACCTGCGACTGGCCGCGGTCGGCGGCCCCGCCGCCCACCTCGACCCGGTCCTCGAACGCCGCATGCTCGGCCCCGGCTGGTCCTCCCGCCTGCTGCAGCGCGTCCTGCTGCACATGCTCACCGACGACACCGCCCGCGCCAGAATCACCGAGGCCCGCACCCGCTACCGCACCCGCGCCGACGCCCTGCGAAAGTCCCTGTCCCGCCACGACATCCACCTCCCCCGCGGCGACGGCATCAACCTGTGGTTCCCGGTGGCCGACGAGAACGCCGCCCTCATCTCCCTGGCCGCCGCCGGCATCAAAGCCGCCCCCGGCGGCCCCTTCGAAGTCACCGACCACCCCCACACCGACCACCTCCGCCTCACCATCGCCGCCCTCCCCACCCACGAAATAGACGAAGTGGCAACCCAACTCGCCACCGCCGCCACCGCCACCCCCACCTACCGCCGCATCCGCCGCCCCTGAACGACCTCTCCGACCCCCGGCACACTCATCGGCACATTAGCTACCCCTCAGCAAACACCAATGAAAGGCGGCAGCTATCATTCGACGGTCTCCCGGCCGACTCCGGCCCAGCAATAACCGATGAAGGAATCCCGAAGACCGATGTCGATCACCCGCAAGTCGTTCCATGCCGCCGTCGTGGCCCTGCCGGTCGCCGCCGCCGTCGCCGCCGCGGGCATCGCCTCGGCCGCCCCGCTCCCCGGCGCCCCCACCCTGCCCGACGTGACCGCCCTGCCCGGCGTGACCGTCCCCGCCCTGCCCGACGTGACGATTCCCGGCGTGGCGCTGCCCTCGTTCGACCCGCAGCAGTTGCTCGCCACCGACGGCGCTTTCCGCGTCGGTGACGTGGCCGCGCCCGCCCCCGAGTGGCTGCCCGCCGAGGTTCGCGACGGCGTCAACGCCGCGGCCGACCAGGCGCAGGCGCAACTCGCGCAGATCGGCACCGGCGCGGGCTTCGATTCCGATCGTGCCGCCCGCATCGCCACCGGCGTGCTCGGCGGCGCCGCGGTCGTGGGCATTCCGGGCGCCCTGATCGGCGGCGGCGTCGGCGCGGTGACCGGCGGCTACTTCGGCGGCCTGCTCGGCGGTGTCGCGGGGGTGGGCATCGGCGCTCTGGTCGGCACCGCGACCGTGCCCGCCGGCGCGGCCGCGCTGGCCACCGTGGGCGGCATCATCGCCGAAACCGTGGCCGCCGCACCGACCGGCGGCGCAGCCCTGGCCGCC
This sequence is a window from Nocardia yunnanensis. Protein-coding genes within it:
- a CDS encoding nitrilase-related carbon-nitrogen hydrolase; translated protein: MAIVRAALVQTNWTGDKESMIKAHEDYARQAAAAGAKVICFQELFYGPYFCQVQDTKFYDYAESVPGPTTERFAALARELGLVMVLPVYEQEQQGHLYNTAAVIDADGSYLGKYRKHHIPQVHGFWEKFYFRPGNLGWPVFDTAVGKVGVYICYDRHFPEGWRALGLAGAEIVFNPSATSRGLSNYLWKLEQPASAVANEYFVGAINRVGVEEYGDDDFYGTSYFVDPEGKFVGEVASDTAPELIVRDLDMDLIKVVRDRWAFYRDRRPDAYGKLVEP
- a CDS encoding PLP-dependent aminotransferase family protein; this translates as MTTELGPPHAAGDDAIPVDTAPPGGAADLSALPSDTARPGGAADLSALPSGTSTPPDTAAALAAAAHDRTATGIAAAVSRRIRSGALPPGTRLPTVREVARELRVSPATVNQAWRALAATGAIVARGRAGTFVEDLPHLRQAPAVGRYQRLHPHSDNAFRIDLSRGTPDPALLPDLTAALRALHGDDRIDDLSATYLGDAVLPELEAAIRADWPARAERFTVLDGALDAVDRLLAAHVHLGDAVIVENPCFPPFLDLLARLAARPVPVDVDRAGLLPDRLAAALAAHTPVAVLLQPRAQNPTGASLTAQRVRQLADVLSDAAVIAGVTPMIIEDDHSAGITTAPLRSLATRLPARTVHIRSYSKSHGADLRLAAVGGPAAHLDPVLERRMLGPGWSSRLLQRVLLHMLTDDTARARITEARTRYRTRADALRKSLSRHDIHLPRGDGINLWFPVADENAALISLAAAGIKAAPGGPFEVTDHPHTDHLRLTIAALPTHEIDEVATQLATAATATPTYRRIRRP